The DNA window GACGGCCAACGCCAGCGCGAAGATCAGCACCAGCGGGACCGACACGAGCACGTACACCGACGTGACGCGAACGGACTGCCAGAAGCGCGGATCCGCGGTGAACATCCTGATGTAGTTGTCGAAACCGACCCACTCCGGCGCCCGCGTGATGCTGAAGTTCGTGAACGACAGGTACAGCGACGCCAGCATCGGGCCGATCGTGATCAGCAGCAGACCCGCGAACCAGGGCAGCAGAAACAGGTACGCTGCCCGCTGTTCGCGCCGCCCTCGCAGGCTCTTCCGCTTCGATCGAGCAGGCGACACCGGCTCCGGCGCCTCAGCGCCGGAGCGGTGTCGTCGTACGGCCAGAGCTGGCATGGTCAGCTGAGCGTCCAGTCCTCGGGCAGGCCAGCCTCGGCATACAGAGCCCGACGCTTCTCCTTGTCCTTCGTCGCGTGCCGCCACGCGTGCTCGGCGACGTCCTCGGCCTTCGCCGCCGGAACGACGACCACGCCGTCGCCGTCGGCCACGACCACGTCGCCGGGGTTGACGACCGCGCCGCCCACGTTCACCTTCACCTGCGTGGCGTCGAGCTCGATGCGGCCCGGACGGATCGTCCGCGAGATGTAGCGCGAGTACACCGGCACCTGCTGCTTGATCAGCTCGTCGGTGTCGCGCGCGCCACCGTTCGTCACCACGCCGACCGCGCCCAACGTGATCCACGACAGCGCGTTGTTCGACCCGATGAAGCCGGTCGTCCCCAGCTCGAAGCCGTCGATCACGATCAGGTCGCCGGGCTTGATGTCCGCACGGATCGGCCCCTGCGCGAGCTCCTGGTACCACTCCCGCATCCAGTCGTAGAACTCTTCGGGCGACTGCGCCGGAACGGGCCGCTGCGTGGGCACGAACCGTACGGTGTGCGCGACACCGTAGATGCGGTGCTTGAAGCTCTCCAGGTCTCTCCACAGCGGCACGATGTCTCGGTTCATCATGCCCATGTCCATCATGCCGATCGCGTCCATGCCGTCGCAGACATCGGTGACGCGGAGCCCGTTGTAGCGCTCCAGTCCACTGCGTACATCCGCCCGGC is part of the Tenggerimyces flavus genome and encodes:
- a CDS encoding RraA family protein, which gives rise to MVDVETNGRADVRSGLERYNGLRVTDVCDGMDAIGMMDMGMMNRDIVPLWRDLESFKHRIYGVAHTVRFVPTQRPVPAQSPEEFYDWMREWYQELAQGPIRADIKPGDLIVIDGFELGTTGFIGSNNALSWITLGAVGVVTNGGARDTDELIKQQVPVYSRYISRTIRPGRIELDATQVKVNVGGAVVNPGDVVVADGDGVVVVPAAKAEDVAEHAWRHATKDKEKRRALYAEAGLPEDWTLS